Proteins encoded by one window of Carassius auratus strain Wakin chromosome 24, ASM336829v1, whole genome shotgun sequence:
- the LOC113042121 gene encoding telomere length regulation protein TEL2 homolog produces the protein MGSAGTEVGSCLRSLSTSRDSAEIVHALRTLARYLEDSEFTRHHFTHAIQVLVSAHWFARWCGDKEIKKLWDEMFLKGPPDQTLLLLLDTISSTGESVGLEQCASVLEKFLSAGRLQVLLWSRCEVGGAYSDTAQLRETIIISHLAALPSITCNHLHANTPDAFLPQQYYLLLATSILDTLEKTCHALRAGHDCSLGFVAQVLGKVCIQGYSAQIFETLAPRLSSLTRVDPLWQRVTQRLLEKVPERCTECVMTGLIRSLSGAAAVSRLMGNLVVTNKKAQFVLTHKLLLQQYQHPTRLLKSVLGYLALDSERRTLLKQVLRSVCQVWCNSSAVKHTSVEQQLYVSKVLLLCVSFLDHAETQELRQEMLQCMLGGVQCRLDSNIERIRRMGMVVGECLSLKLDTPGSQLKFQYEPDEEITELKSLVDSPSVEDDEQHQPDTSTSLSPESVVEGSAGQSAVPEPEADSELDSDDDLTPYDMSADQEKKKSAPPRYIRDCLEALMSSDDAERVELSLKAVEALLRKNVKATQEVSVQFGKVLLHLEDRYSTAHFHTLRQNAMVALTVTDVKPVVDYWTTEFYSLNYSLRQRLDILEVLALSAQELSEPITDKHTGAQPIRAVMPLEQCDDITHWRQIVEKRIQSKTRRISKGGTQSVRAVPNRYAPVAGYFFFPLLRKYDRPQVTFDLLGGDHLVLGRLLHTLGLLMHLAVNAPVASQMGRALLDFVWVVRFHTDQMVRRGVMFAVCAVFLSMPAENLLTELGDDLMETRAWLADVAENDCDTDCRSLAVQSLMLLDKNLKTQLQIPDMET, from the exons ATGGGCTCCGCTGGTACTGAGGTGGGCTCGTGCTTGAGGTCTCTCTCGACCTCACGGGACTCCGCGGAGATCGTGCACGCGCTGCGCACACTCGCGCGCTACCTAGAGGACAGCGAGTTCACGCGCCATCACTTCACTCACGCGATCCAGGTGCTGGTGAGCGCGCACTGGTTCGCCAGATGGTGTGGAGATAAGGAGATCAAGAAGCTTTGGGATGAGATGTTCCTCAAGGGTCCACCGGACCAAACACTGCTGCTTCTCCTGGACACCATCAGCTCCACAGG agagagtgtgGGTCTGGAGCAGTGTGCGTCTGTACTGGAGAAGTTCCTCTCTGCTGGTCGTCTCCAGGTGTTGTTGTGGTCCAGATGTGAGGTGGGCGGAGCCTATTCAGACACTGCCCAGCTAAGAGAGACCATCATCATCAGCCACCTTGCAGCTCTGCCCTCTATTACCTGCAACCATCTGCATGCAAACACACCTGACGCCTTCCTACCACAGCAGTACTACCTGCTGCTGGCCACCAGCATACTGGACACACTGGAGAAGACATGCCACGCTCTCAGAG CGGGACATGACTGCTCTCTTGGGTTTGTGGCTCAAGTGTTGGGAAAAGTGTGTATTCAGGGATACAGCg cTCAGATTTTTGAGACTCTGGCCCCTCGGCTCTCATCCCTGACCCGTGTGGACCCGCTGTGGCAGCGTGTGACGCAGAGACTGCTGGAGAAGGTTCCAGAAAGGTGCACAGAGTGTGTCATGACGGGACTCATACGCAGCCTCAGCGG ggcGGCTGCTGTGTCCAGGCTGATGGGAAACCTGGTGGTGACCAATAAGAAAGCTCAGTTTGTTCTCACTCATAAACTGTTACTGCAGCAGTACCAGCATCCA ACTCGGTTGTTAAAGTCTGTTCTTGGTTATTTGGCTCTGGATTCAGAGCGCAGGACGCTGCTTAAACAG GTCCTTCGGAGTGTGTGTCAGGTGTGGTGTAACAGCAGTGCCGTGAAACACACATCTGTTGAACAGCAGCTGTACGTCAGTAAAGTTCTACTGCTGTGTGTGTCTTTCCTCGACCACGCTGAAACACAAGAGCTACGGCAAG AGatgctgcagtgcatgctgggaggtGTCCAGTGTCGCCTGGACAGCAATATTGAGCGTATTCGTCGGATGGGAATGGTTGTGGGCGAGTGTCTCAGTCTCAAATTAGACACACCAGGATCACAATTAAAATTCCAG TATGAGCCGGATGAGGAGATCACAGAGCTGAAGTCATTGGTGGACTCTCCATCTGTTGAGGATGATGAGCAACACCAGCCTGATACCTCCACcag TCTTTCACCAGAGTCTGTAGTTGAGGGTTCAGCAGGTCAGTCAGCGGTGCCGGAGCCGGAGGCTGATTCTGAACTGGACAG TGATGATGATCTGACTCCATATGACATGTCAGCTGATCAGGAGAAGAAGAAATCAGCACCACCCCGTTACATCAGAGACTGTCTGGAAG CATTAATGTCGTCTGATGATGCTGAAAGGGTTGAACTGAGTCTGAAAGCTGTGGAAGCTCTTCTTAGGAAGAACGTGAAGGCCACacaagag GTGAGTGTTCAGTTTGGTAAAGTGTTGCTCCACCTGGAGGACAGATACAGCACAGCACACTTCCACACGCTCCGGCAGAACGCCATGGTGGCCCTCACTGTTACAGACGTCAAACCG gtTGTAGATTATTGGACGACAGAGTTCTACTCTCTCAACTACAGCCTGAGACAGAGACTGGACATTCTGGAG GTCCTTGCTCTCTCTGCCCAGGAACTGTCTGAGCCAATCACAGATAAGCACACTGGAGCTCAGCCAATCAGGGCAGTGATGCCTCTGGAGCAGTGTGATGACATCACACACTGGCGGCAGATCGTAGAAAAACGAATCCAGAGCAAAACCAGGCGAATTAGCAAA GGTGGGACTCAATCCGTTAGAGCCGTTCCCAACCGCTACGCTCCGGTCGCTGGATACTTCTTCTTCCCGCTGCTCAGGAAATATGACAG GCCGcaggtgacctttgaccttctgGGGGGTGATCATCTGGTGCTAGGAAGGCTGCTGCACACACTTGGGCTGCTCATGCACCTGGCCGTCAATGCACCG GTTGCGTCTCAGATGGGCCGAGCTCTGCTGGATTTTGTTTGGGTCGTGCGCTTCCACACTGACCA GATGGTGCGGAGGGGCGTCATGTTTGCGGTTTGTGCTGTGTTTCTAAGCATGCCGGCTGAAAACTTACTCACTGAACTCGGTGATGACCTGATGGAGACCAGAGCCTGGCTAGCAG ATGTGGCAGAGAATGATTGTGACACAGACTGCAGGAGTTTGGCAGTACAGAGTTTAATGCTGCTGGACAAAAACCTCAAAACACAGCTGCAGATCCCAGATATGGAGACCTGA